Proteins from a single region of Diaphorobacter limosus:
- a CDS encoding AraC family transcriptional regulator: MVCRNAGRLSPEAGWAALVGGGMRLTDYGMYGYALACAESMRGACELAVRYHGLATPVMRIAFEVEHDVASWVLPTLDEAALPDVDTDLFRALLEMQLGTHVSLTKHVMGAWCMPARANFALPRPRYAGLLERVLECTVAFDQPRTQVDYPAEWLDRTPQFANPIAATQVSAACAKLLEDHKWSSGMSRRVYAELTRTPGRFPSIDEIAAGLCINARTLRRRLNEEGTTYLELLASVRQALAVDYLSTSFLEVDDIAAALGFSDAASFRHAFKRWTGRTPNEYRAGAASPSAG, encoded by the coding sequence GTGGTGTGCCGCAACGCCGGCAGGCTGTCGCCAGAGGCGGGATGGGCCGCACTCGTGGGGGGCGGAATGCGCCTCACCGACTACGGCATGTACGGCTATGCGTTGGCGTGCGCCGAGTCGATGCGCGGTGCCTGCGAACTCGCCGTGCGCTATCACGGACTTGCCACACCGGTCATGCGGATTGCCTTCGAGGTGGAGCACGACGTGGCCTCATGGGTTCTACCGACGCTCGACGAAGCCGCGCTGCCCGACGTCGATACCGATCTGTTTCGCGCGCTGCTGGAGATGCAGCTCGGCACGCACGTCAGTCTGACCAAGCACGTGATGGGCGCCTGGTGCATGCCTGCGCGCGCGAACTTCGCGTTGCCGCGTCCGAGATACGCTGGCCTGTTGGAGCGGGTGCTCGAATGCACCGTCGCCTTCGATCAGCCTCGCACGCAAGTGGACTACCCAGCCGAGTGGCTGGACCGGACACCCCAATTCGCGAACCCTATCGCCGCGACCCAGGTTTCGGCAGCCTGCGCCAAGCTGTTGGAGGACCACAAGTGGAGCTCGGGCATGAGCCGCCGCGTGTATGCTGAACTGACGCGAACACCCGGCCGCTTTCCCAGCATCGACGAGATCGCGGCGGGGCTGTGCATCAACGCCCGGACGCTGCGGCGACGGCTCAACGAAGAGGGGACGACCTATCTGGAACTGCTGGCGAGCGTGCGCCAGGCCTTGGCTGTCGACTACCTGTCGACCTCGTTCCTCGAGGTCGACGACATCGCCGCCGCCCTGGGTTTCAGCGACGCCGCGAGCTTTCGCCATGCCTTCAAGCGCTGGACAGGCCGCACCCCCAACGAGTACCGGGCCGGTGCCGCGTCGCCGAGCGCCGGCTGA
- a CDS encoding AMP-binding protein has product MGTRHWTQSYADIPAEIDADRYASMVDLLDAALERHASRPAFKAFGQTLNYADVDRLSRSFASYLQNKLGVRQGDRVAVMMPNLLAFPVTLLGIMRAGAVQVNVNPLYTPRELEHQLNDAGVETIVVFSGSTPTLAEVRANTGLKTVITVAVGDASGATLPSPPVDALLGESVSFAEALAQGGGLPLQPVALTGDDLLFLQYTGGTTGLSKGAALSHRNLVANTEQFKAFMPVAVKEGEEVLVTAIPLYHIFALMVSLSYLSVGAENWLVANPRDMDGFVGVLAQARPTVFMGVNTLYGGLVQHPKLGEVDWSRLKIAIGGGAAVVGAVSDRWKAITGHFIREGYGLSETSPVVSFNPAYITEFTGTTGLPMPSTDVKLLDDKDLEVGLGQPGEICVKGPQVMRGYWEKPDANATAFTSDGYFRTGDIGVFDDKGYLKIVDRKKDMIIVSGFNVYPNEVEAVVANCPGVAEAACISVPHAKTGEAVKLFVVRLPGAGVTEAEVIAHCRAGMTGYKVPSVVRFVDALPKSNVGKILRRELRNVD; this is encoded by the coding sequence ATGGGCACTCGCCACTGGACCCAGTCGTACGCCGACATCCCCGCAGAGATCGACGCCGATCGCTATGCGTCAATGGTCGATCTGTTGGACGCCGCGCTCGAGCGCCACGCCTCGCGTCCGGCGTTCAAGGCGTTCGGCCAGACCTTGAACTACGCCGACGTCGACCGGCTGTCGCGGTCATTCGCGTCCTATCTGCAGAACAAACTGGGCGTACGCCAGGGCGACCGCGTGGCGGTGATGATGCCGAACCTGCTGGCGTTCCCGGTCACGCTGCTCGGCATCATGCGCGCCGGCGCGGTGCAGGTGAACGTGAATCCGCTGTACACGCCGCGCGAACTCGAGCACCAGCTCAACGATGCCGGCGTCGAGACGATCGTCGTCTTCAGCGGCTCGACGCCGACGCTGGCAGAGGTGCGCGCCAATACCGGCCTGAAGACGGTCATCACGGTCGCTGTCGGCGACGCCAGCGGCGCCACGCTGCCGAGCCCGCCGGTCGATGCACTGCTCGGCGAGTCGGTCTCCTTTGCCGAGGCGCTGGCCCAGGGCGGCGGGCTGCCGCTGCAGCCGGTAGCGCTGACCGGCGACGACCTGCTGTTCCTGCAATACACCGGCGGCACCACCGGGCTGTCCAAGGGCGCCGCGCTGTCGCACCGCAACCTCGTCGCCAACACCGAGCAGTTCAAGGCCTTCATGCCGGTGGCGGTGAAAGAGGGCGAGGAAGTGTTGGTGACTGCCATCCCGCTGTACCACATCTTCGCGCTGATGGTGTCGCTGAGCTATCTGTCGGTGGGCGCCGAGAACTGGCTCGTCGCCAACCCGCGCGACATGGACGGCTTCGTCGGCGTGTTGGCGCAGGCCAGGCCGACGGTTTTCATGGGCGTCAACACGCTGTACGGCGGGCTGGTGCAGCACCCCAAGCTTGGCGAAGTGGACTGGTCGCGCCTGAAGATCGCGATCGGCGGTGGCGCTGCCGTGGTCGGGGCGGTGTCCGACCGCTGGAAGGCCATCACCGGCCACTTCATCCGCGAGGGCTACGGCCTGTCGGAAACCTCGCCGGTGGTGTCGTTCAACCCGGCCTACATCACCGAGTTCACCGGCACGACCGGCCTGCCGATGCCGTCGACCGACGTCAAGCTGCTCGACGACAAGGACCTCGAAGTGGGGCTGGGGCAGCCGGGAGAGATCTGCGTCAAGGGGCCGCAGGTGATGCGCGGCTACTGGGAGAAGCCCGACGCGAACGCCACTGCGTTCACAAGCGACGGCTACTTCCGAACGGGCGACATCGGCGTCTTCGACGACAAGGGCTACCTGAAGATCGTCGACCGCAAGAAGGACATGATCATCGTCTCCGGCTTCAACGTCTACCCGAACGAGGTCGAGGCCGTGGTGGCCAATTGCCCCGGCGTGGCCGAGGCGGCGTGCATCAGCGTGCCGCATGCGAAAACCGGCGAGGCGGTCAAGCTGTTCGTCGTCCGCCTGCCGGGCGCCGGCGTGACGGAGGCCGAGGTGATCGCGCATTGCCGCGCCGGCATGACCGGCTACAAGGTGCCGAGCGTCGTGCGTTTCGTCGACGCGCTGCCGAAATCCAATGTCGGCAAGATTCTCCGGCGCGAGCTGCGCAACGTTGATTGA
- the phaZ gene encoding poly(3-hydroxyalkanoate) depolymerase, whose translation MTSDAMGAVPAPGTGSPESPAGRNGAAARTAEAGGHPLEIQMLQVGGQLLRVGRQAGSQRGATPLLMFNGIGGSIELLEPLARAMPAREVIVFDVPGVGHSPMPRRPYRLRTLARWALGVLDHFGHAQADVLGVSWGGVAAQEFARTAGERCRRLILCATTSGMFMLPGHPKAIARMVTPRRYMSKAYATQVSGDIYGGDFRRQPELAAEFMKHVKWQSRWGYYLQIGAATGWTSVHWLCRLKQRTLVMAGRDDPLIHTFNARLMRSLIPNSELKLFDCGHLFLMTRQEESVRAINEFLDKA comes from the coding sequence ATGACCAGCGATGCCATGGGCGCCGTCCCGGCGCCGGGTACCGGCTCTCCCGAATCGCCGGCGGGCCGCAACGGAGCCGCCGCCCGCACCGCTGAGGCCGGCGGACATCCGCTCGAGATCCAGATGCTGCAGGTGGGCGGCCAACTGCTGCGCGTCGGCCGCCAGGCGGGTTCGCAGCGCGGCGCAACGCCGTTGCTGATGTTCAACGGCATCGGCGGCAGCATCGAGCTGCTCGAGCCGCTCGCACGCGCGATGCCCGCGCGCGAGGTCATCGTGTTCGATGTCCCGGGCGTCGGCCATTCGCCGATGCCGCGCCGGCCCTACCGGCTGCGCACCCTGGCGCGCTGGGCGCTCGGCGTGCTCGATCACTTCGGGCATGCGCAGGCGGACGTGCTCGGTGTCTCATGGGGCGGCGTGGCGGCGCAGGAATTCGCACGCACGGCGGGCGAGCGCTGCCGGCGGCTGATTCTGTGCGCCACCACATCGGGTATGTTCATGCTGCCGGGGCATCCGAAGGCAATCGCGCGCATGGTCACGCCGCGGCGCTACATGAGCAAGGCCTACGCAACCCAGGTCAGCGGCGACATCTACGGCGGCGACTTTCGCCGCCAGCCCGAGCTGGCGGCCGAGTTCATGAAGCACGTCAAGTGGCAGTCGCGCTGGGGCTACTACCTGCAGATCGGCGCCGCGACGGGTTGGACCAGCGTGCATTGGTTGTGCCGCCTGAAGCAGCGCACGCTGGTGATGGCCGGCCGTGACGACCCGCTGATCCACACCTTCAATGCCCGGCTGATGCGATCACTCATTCCGAACAGCGAACTCAAGCTGTTCGACTGCGGCCACCTCTTCCTGATGACACGCCAAGAGGAGTCGGTACGTGCCATCAACGAATTCCTCGACAAAGCCTGA
- a CDS encoding MaoC family dehydratase — protein MSTAPMGPAELADMTGQEIGVSSWIEVGQRRIDEFAHCTEDRQWIHVDVERAARESPAGGTIAHGYLTLALLAPTGMEILVPRVRAKQILNYGFDKVRFLAPVLAGKRVRNRIKLAAAEDKGGGRWLLSLENTVEIEGSDKPALVATTLAMVFG, from the coding sequence ATGAGCACTGCACCCATGGGCCCCGCCGAACTGGCGGACATGACCGGTCAGGAGATCGGCGTTTCATCGTGGATCGAAGTCGGCCAGCGGCGCATCGACGAGTTCGCGCACTGCACCGAAGACCGTCAATGGATTCACGTCGATGTCGAACGCGCGGCCAGGGAGAGCCCGGCCGGCGGCACGATCGCGCACGGCTACCTGACCCTCGCGCTGCTGGCGCCCACCGGGATGGAAATCCTGGTGCCGCGCGTGCGCGCCAAGCAGATCCTCAACTACGGTTTCGACAAGGTGCGCTTCCTCGCCCCGGTGCTGGCCGGAAAGAGGGTGCGCAACCGCATCAAGCTCGCGGCTGCCGAGGACAAGGGCGGCGGCCGCTGGCTGCTCTCGCTCGAGAACACGGTCGAGATCGAGGGCAGCGACAAGCCGGCGCTGGTGGCCACCACGCTCGCGATGGTGTTCGGCTGA
- a CDS encoding alpha/beta fold hydrolase, with amino-acid sequence MATKTTSAGSARTTAATGAKRTAGKTAAATTPAVRTTAAAGAKRVVGKSDAATTATAATRVAKKARSAADTAAKLSGSASKAGLSALGTASDLGGLVAEASRNTLAINPLIGLNKRDVASAAGSLLKAVASTPRRASTHLGRYVKELGQVAKGKSELVPDPKDRRFADPAWKSNALYARLMQSYLATQKELSHFIDQSALNKLEKGRAHFFASLITDALAPSNWLFGNPAAVRKIVDTGGDNLVKGLKNLIHDARHNHMLPSMVDATPFKVGETIATSPGQVVLRHEMFELLQFAPTTPQVHARPLVMSPPQVNKYYAIDLTPDKSLVKWATDSGVQLFVVSWRNPTVEHRHWGLDDYVRALDAAVDATCKITGSTDVNMWGSCSGGMTLAAYLAWLAATGKPKVANTTWAVCVLDTEAAIEDSTLGLFNSPATIRAAKARSRRKGFVDGAEMASMFAWLRPNDLIWNYWVNNYLLGNRPPAYDVLAWNADTTRLPGQYHCDLLELVEKNPYVNAGTLEVLGVPVDMGQVKLGAYVIAGITDHITPWRACYGTARLFGPETTFVLANAGHLQSMINPPGVPKAFFFSGPAATDDPMAWAEGAQPSKQEGSWWPHWREWIKGKSGELKPAPAKLGSRKYRPLAPAPGTYVMER; translated from the coding sequence ATGGCCACCAAGACCACCTCCGCGGGCAGCGCCCGCACCACCGCCGCGACAGGCGCCAAGCGTACCGCCGGCAAGACGGCTGCCGCCACCACCCCGGCCGTCCGCACCACCGCCGCGGCGGGCGCCAAGCGTGTGGTCGGCAAGTCCGACGCCGCCACTACCGCCACCGCTGCCACTCGCGTCGCGAAGAAGGCGCGCAGCGCGGCGGATACCGCCGCGAAGCTGTCCGGCAGCGCGAGCAAGGCCGGCCTGTCTGCGCTCGGCACGGCCAGCGATCTTGGTGGCCTCGTCGCCGAGGCCAGCCGCAACACGCTCGCGATTAACCCGCTGATCGGCTTGAATAAGCGCGACGTGGCAAGCGCCGCCGGCTCGCTGCTCAAGGCCGTCGCCAGCACGCCGCGGCGCGCCAGCACGCACCTGGGCCGCTACGTGAAGGAACTGGGCCAGGTCGCGAAAGGGAAGTCCGAGCTCGTGCCCGACCCCAAGGACCGGCGCTTCGCCGATCCGGCGTGGAAGAGCAACGCCCTGTACGCGCGCCTGATGCAGTCGTACCTGGCGACGCAGAAGGAGCTGTCGCACTTCATCGACCAGTCCGCATTGAACAAGCTCGAGAAGGGTCGCGCGCACTTCTTCGCCTCGCTGATCACCGACGCGCTCGCCCCGAGCAACTGGCTGTTCGGCAACCCTGCGGCGGTGCGCAAGATCGTCGACACCGGGGGCGACAACCTCGTCAAAGGGCTGAAGAACCTGATCCACGACGCGCGCCACAACCACATGCTGCCTTCAATGGTCGACGCCACGCCGTTCAAGGTCGGCGAGACCATCGCCACCTCGCCCGGCCAGGTGGTGCTGCGCCACGAGATGTTCGAGCTGCTGCAGTTCGCTCCGACGACGCCGCAGGTGCACGCCCGCCCACTCGTGATGTCGCCGCCGCAGGTCAACAAGTACTACGCCATCGACCTGACGCCGGACAAGAGCCTCGTCAAGTGGGCGACCGACTCGGGCGTGCAGCTGTTCGTCGTCAGCTGGCGCAACCCGACGGTCGAGCACCGGCACTGGGGCCTGGACGACTACGTGCGTGCCCTCGATGCGGCGGTCGATGCGACGTGCAAGATCACTGGTAGCACCGACGTCAACATGTGGGGCAGTTGCTCGGGCGGCATGACGCTGGCTGCCTATCTGGCGTGGCTGGCTGCCACCGGCAAGCCCAAGGTCGCCAACACGACCTGGGCCGTGTGCGTGCTCGACACCGAAGCGGCGATCGAGGATTCGACGCTCGGCCTGTTCAACTCGCCAGCGACGATCCGTGCCGCCAAGGCGCGCTCGCGGCGCAAGGGCTTCGTCGATGGCGCGGAGATGGCCTCGATGTTCGCCTGGCTGCGTCCGAACGACCTGATCTGGAACTACTGGGTCAACAACTACCTGCTCGGCAACCGCCCGCCGGCCTACGACGTGCTGGCCTGGAACGCCGACACCACCCGGCTGCCCGGCCAGTACCACTGCGACCTGCTCGAGCTGGTCGAGAAGAACCCGTACGTCAACGCCGGCACGCTCGAAGTGCTCGGCGTGCCGGTCGACATGGGCCAAGTCAAGCTTGGCGCGTACGTGATCGCCGGCATCACCGACCACATCACGCCCTGGCGCGCGTGTTACGGCACGGCGCGGCTGTTCGGGCCCGAGACGACGTTCGTGCTGGCCAACGCGGGCCACCTGCAAAGCATGATCAACCCGCCGGGCGTGCCCAAGGCCTTCTTCTTCAGCGGCCCGGCCGCTACGGACGACCCGATGGCCTGGGCCGAGGGCGCCCAGCCGAGCAAGCAGGAAGGCAGCTGGTGGCCGCACTGGCGCGAGTGGATCAAGGGCAAGTCCGGCGAGCTGAAGCCCGCGCCCGCGAAGCTCGGATCGCGCAAGTACCGGCCCCTGGCGCCAGCACCTGGAACCTACGTGATGGAGCGCTGA
- a CDS encoding coniferyl aldehyde dehydrogenase gives MNPPMDPIIQRMQGVFERQRLAFLQHPYPTLAERKAKLKTLRALLQRYQDQIVTAVSADFGGRAPAETKLAEVLGPVFEINHALHALGGWMKPKKRSTELLFLGNSVRVNYQPKGVVGVIGAWNFPLYLSVGPLVAALAAGNRVMIKMSELSPRSTALLAQMLAEGFAEDEVAVFGGEVAQAEAFSHLPFNHIVFTGSPAVGHHIMRAASQNLTPVTLELGGKSPALVSAEGPLAAAAERIAHGKAFNSGQICVSPDYALVPRGKVEEFATEVQASFRKFYPTVQGNHEYTSITSEPHAQRIRDLLAEATAKGAKVTACGDNGPGRRIPLHVVTGVTEDMRIAKEELFGPILPVIPYDNIDQAIAYIAARPRPLAMYPFGFSGAELDKLMRKTHSGGVSVDDWGWHVFNHDLPFGGVGNSGMGTYHGEEGFRELSHAKGTFKRFRWFPMGLFYPPYGNLVQRLVFKFYLGKSDPSVTVATGAAAVSPIVSSTPHQDVAEPSGRRSFLKVGALTVAAIGLGGWFASYLADRNARAVLGAGATLGAQAQTMLAKLADAVLDGALPSDASQRAQAIAKVVDTADKAVAGLPLYLQKEVQELFSMLGAAPTRALLIGQWTGWADATREDVASMLTGLRQSSVALRRVVYMSLRDMVTGSYYADTGTWEQIGYPGPMINGPGPEV, from the coding sequence ATGAACCCGCCCATGGACCCGATCATCCAACGCATGCAGGGCGTGTTCGAGCGCCAGCGCCTGGCGTTCCTGCAGCATCCCTACCCGACGCTGGCCGAACGCAAGGCCAAGCTGAAGACGCTGCGCGCACTGCTGCAGCGCTACCAGGACCAGATCGTCACGGCCGTCAGCGCGGACTTCGGTGGCCGCGCGCCGGCCGAGACCAAGCTCGCCGAAGTGCTGGGCCCGGTGTTCGAGATCAACCATGCGCTGCATGCGCTGGGCGGCTGGATGAAACCGAAGAAGCGTTCCACCGAACTGCTGTTCCTGGGCAACAGCGTGCGCGTCAACTACCAGCCCAAGGGCGTGGTCGGCGTCATCGGTGCGTGGAACTTCCCGCTGTACCTGTCGGTGGGTCCGCTGGTCGCGGCACTCGCCGCCGGCAACCGCGTGATGATCAAGATGTCGGAACTGTCGCCGCGCTCGACCGCGCTGCTGGCGCAGATGCTGGCCGAAGGCTTTGCGGAGGACGAGGTCGCGGTCTTCGGCGGCGAAGTGGCGCAGGCGGAGGCGTTCTCGCACCTGCCGTTCAACCACATCGTCTTCACCGGCTCGCCTGCGGTGGGCCACCACATCATGCGTGCGGCGTCGCAGAACCTGACGCCGGTGACGCTGGAGCTGGGCGGCAAGTCGCCGGCCCTGGTCTCGGCCGAGGGCCCGCTGGCCGCAGCCGCCGAACGCATTGCCCACGGCAAGGCTTTCAACAGCGGGCAGATCTGTGTCTCGCCCGACTACGCGCTGGTGCCGCGCGGCAAGGTCGAGGAATTCGCCACCGAGGTGCAGGCCTCGTTCCGCAAGTTCTACCCCACGGTGCAGGGCAACCACGAATACACGAGCATCACGTCCGAGCCGCATGCGCAGCGCATCCGCGACCTGCTGGCCGAGGCGACAGCCAAGGGTGCCAAGGTCACCGCCTGCGGCGACAACGGGCCGGGGCGGCGCATTCCGCTGCATGTGGTCACCGGCGTGACCGAAGACATGCGCATCGCCAAGGAAGAGCTGTTCGGGCCGATCCTGCCGGTGATCCCCTACGACAACATCGACCAGGCCATCGCCTACATCGCCGCCCGGCCGCGGCCGTTGGCGATGTACCCCTTCGGCTTCAGCGGTGCCGAGCTGGACAAGCTGATGCGCAAGACGCATTCGGGCGGCGTCTCGGTCGACGACTGGGGCTGGCATGTGTTCAACCACGACCTGCCGTTCGGCGGCGTGGGCAACTCAGGCATGGGCACGTACCACGGGGAAGAGGGCTTTCGCGAGTTGTCGCACGCCAAGGGCACCTTCAAGCGCTTCCGCTGGTTCCCGATGGGCCTGTTTTATCCGCCCTACGGCAACCTGGTGCAGCGGCTCGTGTTCAAGTTCTATCTCGGGAAGTCCGATCCCTCGGTGACCGTGGCCACCGGCGCCGCGGCGGTGAGCCCCATCGTGTCCAGCACCCCGCACCAGGACGTGGCCGAGCCGTCGGGCCGGCGCTCGTTCCTGAAGGTCGGCGCGTTGACGGTCGCTGCCATCGGCCTCGGCGGCTGGTTCGCCAGCTACCTCGCCGACCGGAATGCGCGTGCCGTGCTCGGCGCCGGCGCGACGCTCGGCGCACAGGCGCAGACCATGCTCGCCAAGCTGGCCGATGCCGTGCTCGACGGCGCGTTGCCCAGCGATGCGAGCCAGCGCGCACAGGCCATTGCCAAGGTGGTCGACACCGCCGACAAGGCCGTCGCCGGCCTGCCGCTGTATCTGCAGAAGGAAGTGCAAGAGCTGTTCTCGATGCTCGGCGCCGCGCCGACGCGAGCCCTCCTCATCGGCCAGTGGACGGGCTGGGCCGACGCCACGCGCGAGGACGTGGCAAGCATGCTCACCGGCCTGCGCCAGTCGTCGGTGGCACTGCGCCGAGTGGTCTACATGAGCCTGCGCGACATGGTCACCGGCAGCTACTACGCAGACACCGGCACCTGGGAACAGATCGGCTACCCCGGCCCAATGATCAACGGCCCGGGCCCCGAGGTCTGA
- a CDS encoding GMC family oxidoreductase encodes MNERKTYNGSTLDNDLTLECDVVIVGTGAGGGYTAEILTNAGLRVVMLEKGGHNTPKTFSQNEGEAYPMLYMDGGQQRTKDKGFIVFQGRSVGGGTTVNWTTSFRTPELTLKHWVDKYGVKTFAPETMAPHFEAVEKRLDIHTWEMLPPNANNQAIAKGCEKLGYEWHLTKRNVNGCANTGLCGLGCPINAKKGMLVTTIPSALDKGAVLVSCAEAVQIVHDGKRTTGVEALAMDKFGNTPTGRRIRVNAKHVVVSAGAIRSPALLMRSKVPDPSGMTGKRTFLHPVSLSLAKMPDEVAGFRGAPQSVYSDHFWLPEGKLFGAARLGYKVETAPVFPIFTAALVDKGFGPTSAALMKQFPFLQMAIALHRDGYNDHEKCGTVEISGDIGASLDYPIDDYLMNSLVKSMLEIMEIQFAAGAEFVIPMHIDGMPLKSMAEAKTWMSSAPMGLMRMLAGSAHVMGGCQMGGDAKTSVVDEWGRHRAIENLSVIDGSVFPTSLGVNPQESIYATASKNGAALAKALA; translated from the coding sequence ATGAATGAACGCAAAACCTACAACGGCTCGACGCTCGACAACGACCTGACGCTGGAGTGCGACGTGGTCATCGTCGGCACCGGCGCCGGCGGCGGCTACACCGCCGAGATCCTCACCAACGCGGGGCTGCGCGTGGTGATGCTGGAAAAGGGCGGCCACAACACGCCCAAGACCTTCTCGCAGAACGAGGGCGAGGCCTACCCGATGCTCTACATGGACGGCGGCCAGCAGCGCACCAAGGACAAGGGCTTCATCGTCTTCCAGGGTCGATCGGTCGGCGGCGGCACCACGGTCAACTGGACCACCAGCTTCCGCACGCCCGAGCTCACGCTGAAGCACTGGGTCGACAAGTACGGCGTGAAGACCTTTGCGCCCGAGACGATGGCGCCGCACTTCGAGGCGGTGGAGAAGCGCCTGGACATCCACACCTGGGAGATGCTGCCGCCGAACGCCAACAACCAGGCCATCGCCAAGGGTTGCGAAAAACTCGGCTACGAGTGGCACCTGACCAAGCGCAATGTCAACGGCTGCGCCAACACGGGCCTGTGCGGCCTGGGCTGCCCGATCAACGCCAAGAAAGGCATGCTGGTCACGACCATTCCCAGCGCGCTCGACAAGGGCGCGGTGCTCGTGTCGTGCGCCGAGGCGGTGCAGATCGTGCACGACGGCAAGCGCACCACCGGCGTCGAGGCGTTGGCGATGGACAAGTTCGGCAACACGCCCACTGGCCGCCGCATCCGCGTCAACGCGAAGCACGTGGTGGTGTCGGCCGGCGCCATCCGCTCACCGGCGCTGCTGATGCGCTCAAAGGTGCCCGACCCGTCGGGGATGACCGGCAAGCGCACCTTTCTGCACCCGGTGTCGCTCAGCCTGGCGAAGATGCCCGACGAGGTGGCGGGTTTCCGCGGCGCGCCGCAGAGCGTGTACTCCGATCACTTCTGGCTGCCCGAAGGCAAGCTCTTCGGCGCCGCACGGCTGGGCTACAAGGTGGAGACGGCGCCGGTGTTCCCGATCTTCACCGCCGCGCTGGTGGACAAGGGTTTCGGTCCCACCAGCGCTGCGCTGATGAAGCAGTTCCCCTTTCTGCAGATGGCCATCGCGCTGCACCGCGACGGCTACAACGACCACGAGAAGTGCGGCACGGTCGAGATCTCGGGCGACATCGGCGCCAGCCTCGACTACCCCATCGACGACTACCTGATGAACAGCCTGGTCAAGAGCATGCTCGAGATCATGGAGATCCAGTTCGCAGCCGGGGCCGAGTTCGTGATCCCGATGCACATCGACGGCATGCCCTTGAAGAGCATGGCCGAAGCGAAGACCTGGATGAGCAGCGCGCCGATGGGCCTGATGCGCATGCTCGCCGGCTCGGCGCACGTGATGGGCGGCTGCCAGATGGGCGGCGACGCCAAGACCTCGGTGGTCGATGAATGGGGTCGGCACCGTGCGATCGAGAACCTGTCGGTGATCGACGGCTCGGTGTTCCCCACCTCGCTGGGCGTGAATCCGCAGGAAAGCATCTACGCCACCGCTTCAAAGAACGGCGCGGCGCTGGCCAAGGCGCTGGCCTGA